The DNA segment CGACGTCCTCGAATTCACCACGGCCGAGCGTTCGATGATCACCTCCTGGTCTCGCGGCGCTCCGATGCGCCGAACCAGGCGTGGTCCGCGCCGCAACCCTCCTGGCCTGGGCAAATTCATGATCAAGATCTCCAAGGACAACGTGCCGGGCATACCCGTGCAGACGGTGTTCACGCAGACCGAAATCGAGTTGAAGTTGCACGACACCAACTCCCGCTTCACCGAACTGTTCGAACTCGAGGGAGTGGCGTGAGCAGCCGGTACGGGGACGAGACCCGCGCCTGGGCGGAGAAGACGTTCGCCGAAACCCGCCATCAGTACAACTCCCGCCTCGAATGCTGCCAAGCGATCGCGAAAGTTCTCGGCGCACACGTCAACACGGTGTCGCGGTGGATCGGTGAGAGCTACGGGCCCGCACGTCAGGCACCGCCAGAGGAAGTGACCGCGAAAATGCGGGCCCTGGAAGAAGAAGTGCAGCGGCTACGCCGACAGAACCACGATCTCGCCTCCAGCCGTGGCATCGCCGGCAGAACCCTCGGGCTGGCGTGAAAAAGGGACTCGCTGCGGCGCTGGTATTGATCCTGCCGCTCCTCGTGGTGATCTTCGTCGTGACCTCGGAGGAACCGACGTCGACGGACTGCGTCCCCACAGGCGGTGCACCGGGATCGTCGGTGGCGCAGGGAGTCCCTGCGGGGTCGATGTCAAAGCCGATGCGTTCGGTGGACGCTCACCTGACCTCCGGGTGGCGCACACCGGACCGGCCTGATCACCACGGCATCGACCTGGCGGGCGCGGTCGGTGCACCGATCTTCTCGCTCGCCGACGGGGTGGTCGCCGCCGCAGGTGCCGCGACGGGATTCGGTCAATGGATCGTGATCGATCACCAGATGGACGGGAAGATGTTCTCGACCGTCTACGGGCATATGAACGACGACGGCGTCCTCGTCGGGGCGGGGG comes from the Rhodococcus oxybenzonivorans genome and includes:
- a CDS encoding transposase — its product is MSSRYGDETRAWAEKTFAETRHQYNSRLECCQAIAKVLGAHVNTVSRWIGESYGPARQAPPEEVTAKMRALEEEVQRLRRQNHDLASSRGIAGRTLGLA